The following proteins are co-located in the Primulina tabacum isolate GXHZ01 chromosome 11, ASM2559414v2, whole genome shotgun sequence genome:
- the LOC142518479 gene encoding uncharacterized protein LOC142518479, translated as MQKCFTLLQTVGIAGVFSAVATWYGFMFGRESARRELGDLIESLRRSNSDPQRPSHHS; from the exons ATGCAGAAGTGCTTCACTTTGCTACAGACAGTAGGCATCGCCGGTGTCTTCTCTGCTGTGGCTACTTG GTATGGATTTATGTTCGGCAGAGAGTCCGCCCGCAGGGAGCTTGGTGACTTAATCGAAAGCCTCCGCCGCTCAAATTCCGATCCACAACGTCCGTCGCACCACTCGTAA